From the genome of Desulfobaculum xiamenense, one region includes:
- a CDS encoding zinc-ribbon domain-containing protein codes for MLKRCDNCNRLVPPDARTCPTCGAPRPDIHGVFRKEVFAAVLGTAVLLLLAFCSKNYG; via the coding sequence ATGCTCAAGCGTTGCGACAACTGCAACCGGCTGGTTCCGCCGGACGCCCGCACCTGTCCCACCTGCGGCGCGCCCCGCCCCGACATCCACGGCGTCTTCCGCAAGGAGGTCTTCGCCGCGGTTCTCGGCACGGCGGTCCTGCTCCTTCTGGCCTTCTGCTCCAAAAACTACGGATAG
- a CDS encoding hydantoinase B/oxoprolinase family protein: MTQTTVNPILLEVFKNRFSSIAEEMGVTLTRTAFSPNIKERRDLSCAVFDARGDMVAQAAHIPVHLGSMPMSVKAAIEHCTLAPGDMVMLNDPFKGGTHLPDITIVAPVFADGEDAPAFYVANRAHHADVGGMVSGSMPLSTSIHQEGIIIPPVRIVRGGTVDPELMRLILNNVRTPAEREGDFAAQIMANITGTRRLGELMAKYGPAQVATYAEALNDYSERVMRASIAALPDGTYAFEDVLDGDGVRETNVRIAVRVTINEDTATLDFTDSADQVQGSVNAVRSITISGVLYVFRCLVGKDIPTNAGCMRPITVITRPGSILDALPPAAVAGGNVETSQRVVDVVLGALAQAGGDGAPAIPAASQGTMNNTAIGGIDMRTGTPFAYYETLAGGTGAGIHSDGENAVHSHMTNTLNTPVEALEYAYPFRVHEYSVRRGTGGEGAHHGGDGLIREIELLSPCEITVLSERRATAPYGLAGGHPGTQGCNMLLRRNDEAKVMPGKFHAALEVGDRVRIETPGGGGYGTPDAKTSRNG, translated from the coding sequence ATGACACAGACGACTGTGAATCCCATTCTGCTCGAAGTCTTCAAAAACCGCTTTTCCTCCATCGCCGAGGAGATGGGCGTAACGCTCACGCGCACCGCCTTCTCCCCCAACATCAAGGAACGGCGCGACCTGTCCTGCGCAGTGTTCGACGCGCGCGGCGACATGGTGGCGCAGGCGGCACACATTCCGGTACACCTCGGGTCCATGCCCATGTCCGTGAAGGCGGCCATCGAGCACTGCACTCTCGCCCCCGGCGACATGGTCATGCTCAACGATCCCTTCAAGGGCGGCACCCACCTGCCGGACATCACCATCGTCGCGCCCGTGTTCGCGGACGGCGAGGACGCCCCGGCGTTCTACGTGGCCAACCGCGCGCACCACGCGGACGTGGGGGGCATGGTTTCCGGTTCCATGCCCCTGTCCACGTCCATTCATCAGGAAGGCATCATCATCCCGCCGGTGCGCATCGTGCGCGGCGGCACGGTGGACCCGGAGCTGATGCGCCTCATCCTGAACAACGTGCGCACCCCCGCCGAGCGCGAGGGCGACTTTGCCGCGCAGATCATGGCCAACATCACCGGCACGCGGCGACTTGGCGAGCTCATGGCCAAATACGGCCCCGCGCAGGTGGCGACCTACGCCGAAGCCCTCAACGACTACTCGGAGCGCGTCATGCGCGCGTCCATCGCCGCCCTGCCCGACGGCACCTACGCCTTCGAGGACGTGCTGGACGGCGACGGCGTGCGCGAGACGAACGTACGTATCGCCGTACGCGTCACCATCAACGAAGACACCGCCACCCTCGACTTCACGGACAGCGCCGACCAGGTACAGGGCAGCGTCAACGCCGTGCGGTCCATCACGATCTCGGGCGTGCTCTACGTCTTCCGCTGTCTCGTCGGGAAGGACATTCCGACCAACGCCGGATGCATGCGCCCCATCACCGTCATCACGCGCCCCGGCTCCATCCTCGACGCTCTGCCCCCGGCCGCTGTGGCTGGCGGCAACGTGGAAACCTCGCAGCGGGTGGTGGACGTGGTTCTCGGCGCACTGGCGCAGGCGGGCGGCGACGGCGCTCCGGCCATTCCCGCCGCCAGTCAGGGCACCATGAACAACACCGCCATCGGCGGCATCGACATGCGCACGGGAACACCCTTCGCCTACTACGAAACCCTCGCTGGCGGCACAGGGGCTGGCATCCATTCCGACGGCGAAAACGCCGTGCACTCGCACATGACCAACACCCTCAACACCCCGGTGGAAGCCCTCGAATACGCCTACCCGTTCCGGGTCCACGAGTATTCAGTCCGCAGGGGCACCGGCGGCGAGGGCGCGCACCACGGCGGCGACGGACTGATCCGCGAGATAGAACTCCTCTCGCCCTGCGAAATCACCGTCCTCTCCGAGCGCCGGGCCACCGCACCCTATGGGCTGGCGGGCGGCCATCCCGGCACGCAGGGCTGCAACATGCTCCTGCGTCGAAACGACGAAGCGAAGGTCATGCCCGGAAAATTCCACGCCGCGCTCGAAGTGGGGGACAGGGTACGCATCGAAACGCCGGGCGGAGGAGGATATGGCACTCCCGACGCGAAAACGTCCCGCAATGGCTGA
- a CDS encoding TRAP transporter substrate-binding protein — MFARILLVLCFFLLAVPASAETVRMNCNAIYGPGNFHTKGAVNFAQKAAEYTSGAVVIEVHPGGSLGFKGPELLKAVKDGTVPMSDILMGVVAGSDEIFGLSTIPLIVNSYDEAKAYYDACRPFYDKACAKWNQKLLYAAPWPCSGLFTKAPFEALGDIHGLKIRTYDKNGAEFLKRAGGSPQSLPWGEVYSALSTGLIDSVLTSAVSGVDGKFWEVLGQFTKVNYAYPLNMLTINLDYWNALDAAQQEALLRAAAETETEQWAASRKAVEDSLAILAKQGIVITDLNPALSDDLHRIAAQMLDEFKKGAKKGSLSALAAYGK, encoded by the coding sequence ATGTTCGCACGGATACTGCTTGTCCTCTGTTTCTTCCTGCTTGCCGTTCCCGCCTCGGCCGAGACCGTCCGGATGAACTGCAACGCCATCTACGGACCCGGTAACTTCCATACCAAGGGTGCGGTCAACTTCGCGCAGAAGGCCGCCGAGTATACCTCGGGTGCCGTGGTCATCGAAGTGCACCCCGGCGGCAGCCTCGGCTTCAAAGGGCCTGAACTGCTCAAGGCCGTCAAGGACGGCACCGTGCCCATGTCCGACATCCTGATGGGCGTGGTGGCCGGAAGCGACGAAATCTTCGGCCTGTCCACCATTCCGCTCATCGTGAATTCCTACGACGAGGCCAAGGCCTACTACGACGCATGCCGTCCTTTCTACGACAAGGCCTGCGCCAAGTGGAACCAGAAGCTTCTCTACGCCGCGCCGTGGCCGTGCAGTGGCCTGTTCACCAAGGCCCCCTTCGAGGCGCTGGGCGACATCCATGGCCTCAAGATCCGCACCTACGACAAGAACGGCGCAGAATTCCTCAAGCGCGCGGGCGGTAGTCCCCAGTCGCTTCCGTGGGGCGAGGTCTATTCCGCGCTGTCCACCGGCCTCATCGATTCCGTGCTGACCTCCGCCGTGTCCGGCGTGGACGGCAAGTTCTGGGAAGTGCTCGGCCAATTCACCAAGGTCAATTACGCCTATCCTCTGAACATGCTTACCATCAACTTGGACTACTGGAACGCTCTCGACGCAGCGCAGCAGGAAGCTCTTCTTCGCGCCGCTGCTGAGACCGAGACCGAGCAGTGGGCCGCCTCGCGCAAGGCCGTCGAGGACTCCCTCGCCATCCTCGCCAAGCAGGGCATCGTGATCACCGACTTGAATCCCGCACTCTCCGACGATCTGCACCGCATTGCCGCGCAGATGCTCGACGAGTTCAAGAAGGGCGCGAAGAAGGGGTCCCTGTCCGCGCTGGCCGCCTACGGCAAATAG
- a CDS encoding ankyrin repeat domain-containing protein, with product MHDDNARFGMLMTAILDANPAGVSRAIASGAKVNALNDDGESPLCVAAYEGHAEIVGLLLANGADPDARNAFNEPPLVTASMEGHAEVVRMLLEHGASIDATDEDGYTALYLAVFYGHTAVEKLLREHVHRLKDASPNHPDATPRHKGFGARLLALIPHRGHLATVG from the coding sequence ATGCACGATGACAACGCACGCTTCGGCATGCTCATGACCGCAATTCTCGACGCGAACCCCGCCGGGGTCTCCCGAGCCATAGCTTCCGGCGCAAAGGTCAACGCCCTCAATGACGACGGCGAAAGCCCGCTGTGCGTCGCCGCCTACGAGGGGCACGCCGAAATCGTCGGCCTGCTTCTCGCAAACGGAGCCGACCCAGACGCCAGAAACGCCTTCAACGAGCCACCGCTCGTCACGGCGAGTATGGAGGGCCACGCGGAGGTGGTACGCATGCTCCTTGAGCATGGCGCAAGCATCGACGCAACCGACGAGGACGGATACACGGCGCTTTATCTGGCCGTCTTCTACGGTCACACGGCCGTGGAAAAGCTGCTGCGCGAGCATGTGCACAGGCTCAAGGATGCCAGCCCGAACCACCCGGACGCCACACCACGGCACAAGGGCTTCGGCGCGCGCCTTCTCGCCCTCATTCCCCATCGGGGACACCTCGCCACCGTAGGGTGA
- a CDS encoding hydantoinase/oxoprolinase family protein, giving the protein MLIIGVDTGGTFTDFIYRDGDRWGVHKRLSTPGNPSEAVIAGIRHICGGDIAPASMQIVHGSTVATNAILERKGVRTALIGNTGFTDVIEIGRQNRAELYNLAYRRQPPIVPADLRFGVGGRIGSDGSVIEDFNETAARAAVDAIRQSGAQSVAVCLLFSFLDPSHELRMRELLEGLDVPVSLSHEILSEFREFERTSTTVVNAYVSPKMRAYLTDLKNATAGNTLRVMQSNGGSISVETAMSESVRTILSGPAGGAVGAMEIGRNASFDKLITFDMGGTSSDVALLDSTLPLTMESTISGYPVKVPMIDIHTVGAGGGSIAALDEGGSLTVGPESAGADPGPICYGKGERITVTDANLFLGRLVADHFLGGDMRLDTKRVATKMQEMADAAGLTPTQLAEGILDVANTNMERAIRVISVERGFDPREFTLFSFGGAGGMHCAFLARLLNMPRVFIPVNPGILSAVGMLMADVIKDYSLTVMRTQHNSTAAEIAKLFAPLEEQGRADLASEGFTGADVACERFLDMRYQGQSFEIIVPFSEDFVEGFERMHERSYGYRNPGRTVEIVNIRLRARGIPQKPELSASGDMVRDITPEAILGEQDVVFSGTSRRTRIVSREALRPGNVLPGPAILVEYSSTTTIPPFATARVDAHGNIIMDIDNG; this is encoded by the coding sequence ATGCTCATCATCGGTGTAGACACCGGCGGAACCTTCACGGACTTCATCTACCGCGACGGCGACCGGTGGGGGGTGCACAAGCGCCTGTCCACTCCGGGCAACCCGTCCGAAGCCGTCATCGCGGGCATCCGCCATATCTGCGGCGGCGACATCGCCCCCGCATCCATGCAGATCGTGCACGGCTCCACCGTGGCCACGAATGCCATTCTCGAACGCAAGGGCGTGCGCACGGCGCTCATCGGAAATACTGGTTTTACGGATGTCATCGAGATCGGCCGCCAGAACCGGGCCGAACTGTATAACCTCGCCTACCGCCGCCAGCCCCCCATCGTCCCCGCGGACCTGCGCTTCGGCGTGGGCGGACGCATCGGCTCGGACGGCTCCGTCATAGAGGACTTCAACGAGACTGCCGCCCGCGCGGCGGTGGACGCCATCCGCCAGTCCGGCGCGCAGTCCGTGGCCGTATGCCTGCTGTTCTCCTTCCTCGACCCCAGCCACGAGCTGCGCATGCGCGAACTGCTGGAAGGGCTCGACGTCCCGGTCTCGCTCTCCCACGAAATTCTCTCGGAATTCCGCGAGTTCGAGCGCACCTCCACCACGGTGGTCAACGCCTACGTCTCGCCCAAAATGCGCGCCTACCTGACGGACCTCAAGAACGCCACAGCGGGCAACACGCTGCGCGTCATGCAGTCCAACGGCGGCTCCATTTCCGTTGAAACGGCCATGAGCGAATCCGTGCGCACCATCCTCTCCGGTCCGGCCGGGGGCGCGGTGGGTGCCATGGAAATCGGCCGCAACGCGAGCTTCGACAAGCTCATCACCTTCGACATGGGCGGCACGTCGTCCGATGTCGCCCTGCTCGACTCCACCCTGCCACTGACCATGGAATCGACCATCTCCGGCTATCCGGTGAAGGTACCCATGATCGACATCCACACCGTGGGCGCGGGCGGCGGCTCCATCGCCGCGCTGGACGAGGGCGGTTCACTCACCGTCGGCCCCGAGAGCGCGGGCGCAGACCCCGGCCCCATCTGCTACGGCAAGGGCGAGCGCATCACCGTCACGGACGCCAACCTCTTCCTCGGCCGGCTGGTGGCGGATCACTTCCTCGGCGGCGACATGCGCCTCGACACGAAACGCGTGGCGACGAAGATGCAGGAAATGGCCGATGCGGCGGGCCTTACCCCCACACAGCTCGCCGAGGGCATCCTCGACGTGGCCAACACGAACATGGAGCGCGCCATCCGCGTCATCTCCGTGGAACGCGGCTTCGACCCGCGCGAATTCACGCTGTTTTCCTTCGGCGGCGCGGGCGGCATGCACTGCGCCTTCCTCGCCCGCCTGCTGAACATGCCGCGCGTGTTCATCCCGGTGAATCCCGGCATCCTGTCGGCGGTGGGCATGCTCATGGCCGACGTCATCAAGGACTACAGCCTCACCGTCATGCGCACCCAGCACAACTCCACTGCGGCAGAGATCGCCAAACTCTTCGCCCCACTGGAGGAACAGGGCCGCGCCGACCTCGCGAGCGAGGGCTTCACCGGCGCGGACGTCGCCTGCGAGCGTTTTCTGGACATGCGATATCAGGGACAATCCTTCGAAATCATTGTACCCTTCTCCGAAGACTTCGTGGAAGGCTTCGAACGCATGCACGAGCGGAGCTACGGCTATCGCAACCCCGGCCGCACGGTGGAGATCGTGAACATCCGCCTGCGCGCACGGGGCATACCGCAGAAGCCGGAGCTTTCCGCCAGCGGCGACATGGTGCGGGACATCACGCCAGAAGCGATTCTCGGCGAACAGGACGTGGTGTTCAGCGGTACGTCGCGCAGAACGCGCATCGTCTCGCGCGAGGCGTTAAGGCCCGGCAACGTGTTGCCCGGCCCGGCCATCCTCGTGGAGTACAGTTCCACGACGACCATTCCACCCTTCGCCACCGCGCGGGTGGACGCCCACGGCAACATCATCATGGACATCGACAACGGCTAG
- a CDS encoding TRAP transporter small permease subunit, which translates to MSERFVRMAEGLSLGGAFLSALFMGLIVLLIVVEITLRTVAGASTFVASEYSGYFLVAVVVLGLAYTLREEAHIRITLVHSRLPRRWRRRVDVLVGLSSMVMTAFILVYAVLMVYETRALEMTADTISETPLWIPQVVIPVGLVLFLFQFAAFIAGRVRK; encoded by the coding sequence ATGTCCGAACGATTCGTGAGAATGGCGGAAGGTCTCTCCCTCGGGGGGGCCTTCCTTTCTGCCTTGTTCATGGGACTCATCGTCCTGCTCATCGTCGTGGAGATTACGCTGCGCACCGTCGCCGGGGCGTCCACCTTCGTGGCCAGCGAGTACAGCGGCTATTTCCTCGTGGCAGTGGTGGTACTGGGGTTGGCCTACACCCTTCGCGAGGAGGCGCACATCCGCATCACCCTCGTGCATTCGCGGCTGCCGCGCAGGTGGCGCAGACGGGTGGACGTGCTGGTCGGTCTGTCGTCCATGGTCATGACCGCCTTCATCCTCGTCTACGCGGTGCTCATGGTCTATGAGACGCGCGCCCTTGAGATGACCGCCGACACCATTTCCGAGACTCCCCTGTGGATTCCGCAGGTCGTCATTCCCGTCGGCCTTGTGCTGTTCCTGTTCCAGTTTGCGGCGTTCATTGCCGGGAGGGTGCGAAAATAA